The region GCACCGTTTTATAGATACGCCCGATAGCGGTGCTGGCATTACCCAGCGTTTCTGCCAGCGCCACCGGCATCGCCTGCGTATCGAGGATATCGCCACCCAGTAACACAGCGCGGACACCCAGCACATGGTCGGAAGTTTTCCCGTAAACAAGAGAACCCTGCCCGGAAGCGTCGGTGTTGATCATTCCCCCCAGGGTCGCGCGGTTGCTGGTCGACAGCTCCGGCGCGAAGAAGAAACCGTAAGGTTTCAAATACTGATTGAGCTGATCTTTGATAACGCCTGCTTCAACGCGCACCCATCCCTCTTCAGGATTGATTTCCATAATGCGGTTCATATAGCGGGACATATCAACGATGATGCCCTGGTTCAGCGCCTGGCCATTGGTGCCGGTACCGCCGCCGCGCGGAGTAAAGACTAGCGTACGAAAACGCGGCTCGGCAGCGAGGCGTGTGATCAAGGCAACGTCGGACGTTGAACGAGGGAAAACGACGGCATCGGGTAATAGCTGGTAAATACTGTTGTCTGTCGCCATCGTTAGCCTGTCGGCGTAGCTGGTGGCGGTATCACCGGTAAAACCTTGTTGCTCCAAAGCCTGCAAAAAATTCAGCACCAGTTGAACGACGCCCGGTGCCTGGGAAATCTGTGGGATCATTATGCTTGACCCTGCCTGACTGTTAGTGTTGTGAATAGTTAATCGTTTGCTTTAAGCATTCATCGTTGTATCACATTTTTTTCTTATGCGCCCATGAGAATTACAGGCAGAATCGGACTGTCCAAAACCGCTGAAATCATTAATCATTATCACTGGTGATTTCCAGAAACACCGAATTTTCAGCCACTCAATAAGGTGAGTAAATCGTATGGTTGATCTACGTCAGTCCAGGGATGTACCGCAAATCATGCTGTCGGTACTGTTTTTAGCAATCATGATTATCGCCTGTCTGTGGGTCGTCCAGCCCTTCATCCTCGGTTTTGCCTGGGCGGGAACGGTGGTGATCGCCACCTGGCCACTGCTGGTACGCCTGCAACGCGTGCTGTTTGGCCGCCGCTCGCTGGCGGTTTTAGTGATGATGATGCTGTTGATCCTGCTGTTTATCATTCCTGTCGCGCTACTGGTTAATAGCCTGGTGGACTCCAGCGGCCCGGTGATCCATGCCATCAGCACCGGCGCCATGTCACCGCCGGATTTAGCCTGGCTAAACAGCATCCCTTTCGTTGGTGAGAAGCTCTATGCGGGCTGGCACAGCCTGCTGGATATGGGCGGCAGCGCCATTATGGCCAAACTGCGGCCGTACGTAGGCGCGACAACCACCTGGTTTGTCGGCCAGGCCGCGCATATCGGACGCTTTATGCTGCACTGCGGCCTGATGTTGCTGTTCAGCGCCCTGCTTTACTGGCGTGGTGAGCAAGTTGCCAGAGGGATCCGCCATTTCGCCATTCGTCTTGCCGGGAAACGTGGCGATGCCGCTGTGCTGCTGGCAGGTCAGGCTATCCGCGCCGTAGCGCTTGGTGTGGTGGTCACCGCGCTGGTGCAGGCCGTGCTTGGCGGCGTTGGTCTGGCCATTTCCGGGGTGCCCTACGCCACGTTGTTTACCGTGGTCATGCTGATGACCTGTCTGGTGCAGCTCGGGCCGTTACTGGTGCTGGTTCCGGCCATTATCTGGCTTTACTGGAGCGGAGATTCCACCTGGGGCACCGTGTTGCTGGTCTGGAGCTGCATTGTCGCCACGCTGGATAACTTCATCCGCCCGGTACTTATTCGCATGGGTGCGGATTTACCGCTGATCCTTATTCTTTCAGGGGTAATTGGCGGACTGGTCGCTTTCGGTATGATTGGCCTGTTTATTGGTCCGGTATTACTGGCGGTTTCCTGGCGGCTATTCTCCGCGTGGGTGAATGAAGCGCCCGAACCGGTAGCGACAGATAATGCGCTAAGCGAAGTCGACGATTTAGATAACCCCTCCTGAAAATAATAAGGCGGGGTAGCCCGCCTTAATTATTATTAAGCGCTACTTATCATTTCAGACACGAAACCCCGATCAGATCCCTCTGAAAGCGAAATATTGCGCGATTTAGCCCATATATTCTTCACGTCCATTTAACTAATGAGACGAATCTGATCGACGCAAAAAATCGACATGCCTACTATTAGCTCACGGTTATAAATCAACACCTTGATTTATAAGCATGGAAATCCCCTGAGTGAAACAACGAATTGCTGTGTGTAGTCTTTGCCCATCTCCCACGATGGGCTTTTTTTTCGCCGCTTTCATTTCAAGCACTTATTTGCCGGATGCAGACGCGCTTCCGTTGCCGCTCACCGCGCAGGCGCCATTATCAATGGCTGCACCAATCGGTAGATAATCGAGTGCTAAATGCATCGTGCTCACATCGTGTCCGTCACAGTCACGAATATGATCGTTATACGACGCACAGCCATTAAGACCCGCGCATGCGAGCACGATATACATGAATAAATAAGCTTTCATTTGAATAACCTCAACACGATTGCAGGAAAATAAATAGATCACTTCCGCTACAGCGAAATAAAAACTGCAATAGTTAATAAATTAAAATCGTGAAAACACGATCACTCTAAACCCGCTTACGTATTTACCTGCGCCAGCTGCTGATAAGATGATGCTGAGACAGCACGCGATCAACGACGTTACATAACCGGCCCTGCAGCGCCCTGTAAATCCTGCGTTCACAGGCGTAGTTCACCCACCGGATACCGCCGGGTTCAACGTTGCCAAACCCCTTAATACCATGAGAAATAAAATGGACATAATGGCGCGCAGCTATTTTCCCACCAGGTAAAATCTCAATAAATTTTTTCTGCAAGTACAGAGAAATAGAAAATAACGAAGAGCTAAGTTACGGGAGGGAATTATATGCGGGGTAATTATCAATACAATAAATATATACCAGCGGCAGGCACGAATAGCTTACGATCGCACAAATACCTCAGGTAATTGTAAGTCATGCAGCGTGGTTGTTATTTCAGCCGGGTTATTGTTGTCTGTTTGTGCAAAAAAAATAGCCCATCGAGCGATGGGCTACGATGTTATCACTGACTGACTTCGCACTGACTCATCATTTTCCAGGCGGTGGGAAGTTCGCGGGTCTCGCCGTAAACGTTCACCGTGAGCGCTGCGCGGATATCTGCCGATGAGGCACCGATTTGCAGCTCAAACTCACCCGGTTCGACAATGCGCTGCCCGTCACGGCGCGTAAAGTTGAGCATATCCACCGGCACGATGAACGTCAGGGTTGCCGTTTCACCCGGTGATAATGCCACGCGCTGGAACGCTTTTAGCTCCTGCACCGGACGCACCATTGACGCTACTTTATCCCGGACATACAGTTGCACCACCTCGCTGCCGCTGCGATCTCCGCTATTTTTTACCTGCACCTGCACACGAATATCGTCATCAATCGCCACATCAGGTGTCAGTAATACCGGGTTCATATACTCGAACTGCGTCCAGCTCTTCCCGTAGCCAAAGGGGTAAAGTGCGCCAAAATGGAAGGCAAACGGTGTACCACCGCTTTTCAGCTTGTGGTTGTAATAATAGGGCATCGCCCCCGCGCTTTTCGGCACGCTGACGACCAGACGCCCCTGCGGCTCTGCCCGCCCGGTCAATACATCGGCAATCGCCCGGCCGCCCTCCTGCCCCGGCGCCCACGCCATTAACCATGCGGCAACGCGCGACTCCAGCCCTTGCAGGTTATACGGACGCCCACCGGTCATGACCACCACGACCGGTTTCCCGGTTGCCACTAACGCCTCCAGCAACTGTTGTTGCACACCCGGCAGCGTCAGGCTGTCCGTGTCGGAACCTTCTCCCACCGTCCCGCTCTGGAACAGCCCGGCAAGATCGCCCACACAGGCAATGATCACCTCGCTTTCCTGCGCCACGCTCACCGCGTGCGGGATCAGGCTCAAATCCCTGGAAACTGGTGACTGCTGCATCGGTTTCCCCGACGCATCCCCGGGGAAAACGGGGGCGCCAGCCATACGTTTTTCAATAATATGGCAGCCTTTGGCATAACGGACGTTCCCCTCGCCCAGCGTCTGGCGCAGCGCCGCAAGCGGCGTGGTGACCTGCGTGGTCTCCTCCAGCATATCGCTAATGATCAAATGCACCGGGAAACTGTACCCGCTGAGCAAAGCCAGCGGATCGTCAGCGGTCGGGCCAATTACCGCCACTTTCGGTGAGCCGTTCAATGGCAGAATGCCGTTATTTTCCAGCAGCGTCATTGAGCGCGTAGCGACCTCGCGCGCTACCCGCCGCGTCCTGGCAGACTGCAGGTCGATACCCTGTTCATCGGTATAAGGCTGTTCGAACAAACCGAGGCGGAATTTCACTGCCAACACGCGGGCGACAATTTCGTCCACTTTTGCCATGGAGATAAGTCCACGCTCAACGGCCTCTGCCAGATGGCGTGCACAGTCATCTTTTGGCAATTCAACATCCAGCCCGGCATTAAACGAGAGCGCAGCGGATTCCGCGGCATCGTGTGTCACGCCGTGATGCTGATGCAGCAGGCTGACGCCACCGTAATCGGCAACAATAATGCCCTCGAAGCCCCACTGTTCACGCAGCAAAGTGGTGAGCAAGAAATGGTCACTGTGACCCGGCTGGTTATCAATGTCGTGATAGGCTGGCATCACCGATCCTGCTTTCGCCAGCTTCACCGCCATCTCGAACGGCAGCAAAAAGGTGTCGTTCAGCTCGCAAAAGCCGAGGTGTACCGGGGCATGGTTACGCGCGCCTTCGCTAAACGAGTGGCCAACATAGTGTTTGAGCGTCGCCAGCATATCGCCCTTTTCACCCTGCAACCCGTTCACGTAGGCGCACGCCATCACCCCCACCAGCCACGGATCTTCACCAAACGTCTCTTCCGTGCGCCCCCAGCGCACATCGCGCGAGACATCCAGTACCGGAGCCAGCCCCTGTTTGCATCCGGTCGATCGCGCTTCCAGCCCGATATGATGGGCGGCACGTTGCACAAGTTGCGGATCCCAGGTGGAACCGTAGTTCAGCGAGGAGGGAAATAACGTCGCGTCTTTGCACAATAAACCCACCAGGCACTCTTCATGAAACAGCGCGGGGATACCCAACCGCGTCTCTTCCACCAACGTTTTTTGTAGCCGATTAGCCGCACGTACACCGCGCTTCGCCTCCACAATATGCGTGCCCAGTGGACGGGTTATTTGCCCGACCCCCAGTTTAAGCCGCTGTGCCAGCGCCGCCTGCGTGCTGACACCGGCAAACTCATCGCTGAGATCGGTGCGCTCGCGGTGCTCTCCCTCTTCTGAAAGCACCAGCCACAACGCATGCATTTGCGCGAATTTCTCTTCCGGCGTCATCCGCGCCAGTAAATCCGCAACGCGTTCGGCCACGGGACGGTTTGCGTCCTGGTAGATAGCAGTCATCGGGTCACTCCTGTGTTATTGAAATCCGGGGCGGTTTGCACTGCCGTGTCGCTTTCACTGACGCCGCGTTTACGTATCAGATCTTGCGCGATACTGTCGGCAACCTGGCTATTGAGTTTGTAGCGGGTCAGCAGCAGCACCATGCAGATAAACAGCAGGCAGGGGATCAGCGTAAACAATGCGTTAATGGTCGTCAGCACCGTCGCGCTCTGGGCTGCCTGATTCGGCGCATAATCCACGGCACCAAGCACCCAACCCACGACTGCGCCGCCAAGCGCAAGGCCAAATTTAATGGCGAATAACGCTGTCGAGAACACCAGTCCGTCGAGGCGACGCCCGCTGCGGTGCTCTTCGTAATCCACCACGTCAGAGAACATGGTCCATTGCAGCGGCGTGGTCAGGTTCTGAATAAAGCTGAAAACGATATTGAGGCCAAAAATAAGCCACACTTGCGTCGGCGGGATAATAAAGATCAGCGCCGCGAAAACGACGAATGTAATAATTGTCCACTGGTAGGCGCGCACCCGGTCAAATTTCCCTAATAACCGCGCTGATAATAGCGCTCCGCTTAGGGCAGCGATCATGCCCGAAACAATAAAGGTAAATACCATATCCGGGCGCTGTAATACGTATTTGACGTAATACATCGTGGCGGAACCACGCGTTACAACCGCGGTTAACAGCAAAATATTAAACACAAAGACAATGCGCCACTGCGTATTTTTCGCCAGCAATTTGAGATCGCTGAACAGCGAACCGGAGCTATCATTGCGCGGCGTAAAACGCTCGCGTGTCATAAAGAAGCAGCCAAAGAACAGAAAAATGCCCAGTACGCCCATCATGCTCATGGCATAAAAATACCCTTTTTGATCATTACCAGCCCCCAGATGTGCCACCAGTGGCAGGGCAATAACGGTCACGATCAGGCCGCCAATAAACGATAAACCAAAGCGCCAGGACTGCAGCGAGTGGCGCTCGTGCGGGTCCATCGTCAGCGCGCCGGGCATGGCGCAGTAAGGGACATTAATCGCAGAGTAGATAAAGCTAAGGATGGCGTAAGTGACGCAGGCATAGAGGATTTTTGCCGTCGCCCCTGCGTCCGGGACATAAAAGGTAATAATGCAGCTCACACCAAACGGTATTGCAAACCACAGCAGCCAGGGGCGAAAACGCCCGTGTCGCGTTTGCGTACGATCCACCAGTGCGCCGATGCAAGGATCAACAAAAGCATCCACCGCACGCACGACCAAAAACATGGTTCCCATTATGGCGGCGGGTAACCCAAACACATCCGTATAGAAATAAGCGAGAAACAGCGTTGCGGTTTGCCAGACCAGGGCGCTCGCCATATCACCCAGACCGTAACCAATTTTGTCTTTTGTACTCAGGACAGAGGAGATTGTCATTTTTATTAGCCTTGTGAGGTCAAAAAATATTTCAACATGGCGCGACAGATTAACGTCGCACTGCTCACTACCGGCTCAAGTATTGGAAGAAGCTAACGAGGGGACAATTGCAATAATTGCCAGGCTTTTTACGTTTTTTGGTTATTGTGATCGCCGCCGAGTTCGCGGCTGAAATAAAAAAATCCCCGACATTATGTCGGGGATTTTACTTTTGCCTTTATTTTTTCAGTTCGGCGAGGCTTAGCCAGGTCTGCACAACGGTGTCCGGGTTGAGTGAGAGACTATCAATGCCCTCATCCATCAACCAGGCGGCAAAGTCTTCGTGATCTGAAGGCCCTTGCCCGCAAATGCCGACATATTTGCCCTGCTTTTTCGCCGCACGGATCGCCATCGAAAGCAGCGCTTTCACCGCGTCGTTACGTTCGTCGAACAGTTCTGAGACCACGCCGGAATCGCGATCGAGACCCAGCGCCAGTTGCGTCATGTCGTTGGAGCCGATAGAGAAACCATCGAAATACTCAAGGAACTGCTCCGCCAGCAGCGCGTTGGACGGGATTTCGCACATCATGATGATTTTCAGCCCGTTCTCACCGCGTTTCAGCCCCTGGCGCGCCAGCTCATCAACTACCGCTTTTGCCTGTTCAACGGTACGTACAAACGGGACCATGATTTCCACGTTGGTCAGCCCCATATCGTTACGCACGCGTTTTACCGCTTCGCACTCAAGCGCGAAGCAATCGCGGAAGCTGTCGGCCACATAACGGCCTGCGCCACGGAAGCCGAGCATCGGGTTCTCTTCTTCCGGTTCGTAGCGCTCACCGCCGACCAGATTGGCGTATTCG is a window of Enterobacter sp. R4-368 DNA encoding:
- a CDS encoding glycoside hydrolase family 3 N-terminal domain-containing protein; amino-acid sequence: MTAIYQDANRPVAERVADLLARMTPEEKFAQMHALWLVLSEEGEHRERTDLSDEFAGVSTQAALAQRLKLGVGQITRPLGTHIVEAKRGVRAANRLQKTLVEETRLGIPALFHEECLVGLLCKDATLFPSSLNYGSTWDPQLVQRAAHHIGLEARSTGCKQGLAPVLDVSRDVRWGRTEETFGEDPWLVGVMACAYVNGLQGEKGDMLATLKHYVGHSFSEGARNHAPVHLGFCELNDTFLLPFEMAVKLAKAGSVMPAYHDIDNQPGHSDHFLLTTLLREQWGFEGIIVADYGGVSLLHQHHGVTHDAAESAALSFNAGLDVELPKDDCARHLAEAVERGLISMAKVDEIVARVLAVKFRLGLFEQPYTDEQGIDLQSARTRRVAREVATRSMTLLENNGILPLNGSPKVAVIGPTADDPLALLSGYSFPVHLIISDMLEETTQVTTPLAALRQTLGEGNVRYAKGCHIIEKRMAGAPVFPGDASGKPMQQSPVSRDLSLIPHAVSVAQESEVIIACVGDLAGLFQSGTVGEGSDTDSLTLPGVQQQLLEALVATGKPVVVVMTGGRPYNLQGLESRVAAWLMAWAPGQEGGRAIADVLTGRAEPQGRLVVSVPKSAGAMPYYYNHKLKSGGTPFAFHFGALYPFGYGKSWTQFEYMNPVLLTPDVAIDDDIRVQVQVKNSGDRSGSEVVQLYVRDKVASMVRPVQELKAFQRVALSPGETATLTFIVPVDMLNFTRRDGQRIVEPGEFELQIGASSADIRAALTVNVYGETRELPTAWKMMSQCEVSQ
- a CDS encoding MFS transporter; this encodes MTISSVLSTKDKIGYGLGDMASALVWQTATLFLAYFYTDVFGLPAAIMGTMFLVVRAVDAFVDPCIGALVDRTQTRHGRFRPWLLWFAIPFGVSCIITFYVPDAGATAKILYACVTYAILSFIYSAINVPYCAMPGALTMDPHERHSLQSWRFGLSFIGGLIVTVIALPLVAHLGAGNDQKGYFYAMSMMGVLGIFLFFGCFFMTRERFTPRNDSSGSLFSDLKLLAKNTQWRIVFVFNILLLTAVVTRGSATMYYVKYVLQRPDMVFTFIVSGMIAALSGALLSARLLGKFDRVRAYQWTIITFVVFAALIFIIPPTQVWLIFGLNIVFSFIQNLTTPLQWTMFSDVVDYEEHRSGRRLDGLVFSTALFAIKFGLALGGAVVGWVLGAVDYAPNQAAQSATVLTTINALFTLIPCLLFICMVLLLTRYKLNSQVADSIAQDLIRKRGVSESDTAVQTAPDFNNTGVTR
- the ydiK gene encoding AI-2E family transporter YdiK produces the protein MVDLRQSRDVPQIMLSVLFLAIMIIACLWVVQPFILGFAWAGTVVIATWPLLVRLQRVLFGRRSLAVLVMMMLLILLFIIPVALLVNSLVDSSGPVIHAISTGAMSPPDLAWLNSIPFVGEKLYAGWHSLLDMGGSAIMAKLRPYVGATTTWFVGQAAHIGRFMLHCGLMLLFSALLYWRGEQVARGIRHFAIRLAGKRGDAAVLLAGQAIRAVALGVVVTALVQAVLGGVGLAISGVPYATLFTVVMLMTCLVQLGPLLVLVPAIIWLYWSGDSTWGTVLLVWSCIVATLDNFIRPVLIRMGADLPLILILSGVIGGLVAFGMIGLFIGPVLLAVSWRLFSAWVNEAPEPVATDNALSEVDDLDNPS